The sequence TCACCAGTGGTAAAACCTTTACGATCTCCATTGCACCAATTGGCTCCGGTATCTCTATGACTGCCGATGTAAATGGTACACAGAAAACAGTATCCTCTGGTTCTACTATCACGTTTACCAGTACTTCCGCACCTATCCTGATCCTCATCTGGAACAAATAAACCCATGAACAAACAGTCATTTATATATATCATCTTCTTTTGCCTGCTGGGATTCGTTCATCCCGGCAATGCACAGGTGCCAACCAATACCCAGCGTACTGTAGCATCACCTGTTACAATACCAGCCGCATATACAAAAACGGCTTACAGCTCTATTCGAACCTGGATACCTGCTATGATTACCACGGACGAGAACCAGGTTATGGATTCCAGCAGGTCTACAGCAGATGTAAAACTGACCACTCAATATCTGGATGGGTTAGGGCGTCCTTTACAAAAGGTAGTGAGAAGAATTAGTCCGAAAGGTAATGATATGGTCACGGCTGCTGTATATGATTCTCTTGGCAGACAGCAATATCAATATCTTCCATTTGTACAGGAACAGAATGGTAAGATTAAATCGGATCCGTTTGCTGCACAGGCTTCATTTTATCAGGATGCCAGTCTCAATCCCGGCACCGCGGATGATCGTGTTTTTTATGGCCAGACTGAATACGAAGCATCTCCGCTGAATCGTGTGCTTAAAACCTGGGGACCGGGAGATAGCTGGGCGCAAACGGGGGGGAATCATCCTGTGAAGATGCAGTATAATTATAATACAAGTGACGATGGGGTAGTAATCTGGAAAATTGGCATCAGCAAAAAGACTTGTAATACTATAACTACCTATGGTAACGGATCAGTGACTATTCCAGATACTGCTGGTATTTATAGTGCCGGACAACTTAATAAAAATATAGTTATTGATGAAGCCGGGCATCATGTAATTGAATATAAAGACAAAGACGGACACATCATTCTCAAAAAAGTCCAACTCACAGATAATCCAGGTAAGGCACATGATGGATGGCTATGTACATATTATATATATGATGATCTGGGTAATCTCCGTTTTGTAATACCACCTTTAGCAGTGCAAGCTATCGCATCCGACTGGAATCTTACTCAGGGCATTGCTGATGAACTTTGTTTCCAGTATCAATACGATGCACGTGGTCGCATGATCTCCAAAAAGACTCCTGGCGCCGGATCCACACTAATGGTATACGACAATAGAAATAGGGTTGTATTTACACAGGACTCAATACAAAGAGGTAAATCGTCCCCGGAGTGGCATACCACATTTTATGACGGATTGAATCGTCCTTATGAAACTGCACTATATACAATCAGCAGTACAAGAGATGCGCTACAGTGTACGCTCAATACCTCCACCGGTGATACTGTTATAACTGAAGTTGATATCGACACTCTACCTGTAGATCTTGTGGTAACTACATACGACAGTAATGTCAGTCAATATTTGGCCACTAATAGTATAAGTTTTGAATCAGAATTCACTACCGGTGATAATGCGTCGTTTACAGCCAGCATTACCAGTAACAGTGGCACTACGACATTTCCTGCCAGCAATCCTACACCACAGTTAAGTGCCAGTTTACTCACACCTCTATCTTATACTTACTATGATAATTATAATTATGATGGTGTGCATAGCTTTGTAAGTTCAAATTTATTAAAACCGGAAGCCGGAGATAATCTTTATAGCCAGACGAATACAGCTGCCAGTACACATATCCTTTCCCTCACTACAGGTTCTAAGATCCGTATAATAGGTACAGACAACTGGCTCATCACTACAGATTATTTTGACGATTACGGTCATACGATTCAGTCAATTGCTGATAACCATGTAGGTGGTAAAGATGTCATCAGCAGTATGTATGATTTTAGCGGCAAGGTATTGAGCACTTACTTTGCTCATACCAATCCTTCCAGTACGACCACAGCACAGACGACTATATTGACCAATTTAGGATATGATGCCGGAGGACATCTTACCTCCGTCTTAAAAAGGCTGAATGACAACAATACTTTGGAAGAAAATATAGCAGAAAATACTTATAATGAACTGGGACAGCTGCAACAGAAAAAATTAGGCGTTGATGGTAGCACACAATTAGATACACTAACTTATACCTATAATATCAGAGGTTGGTTAGCCGGTATCAATAAGGCATTTGTCAATTCTACTTCAACTGACAACTGGTTCGGAGAAGATATCAGCTATGATAATGGATTTGACAGTAGTCAGTACAACGGTAATATTTCAGGTATTAAGTGGAAAACAAAATCGAATGGTATTCCACGCGCATACGGCTACGGTTATGACGGAGCTAACCGTTTGAACAAGGCAGTCTTTAACCAGCAAAACACCACTGGGGCGGCCTGGACATCTGATAAGGTTGATTTCACGGTAAGTAATCTCGCTTATGATGCAAATGGGAATATTAGTTCCATGAAACAACAAGGATTAATAGGTACGACTAGCAGTAATGTGGATAACCTGACTTATACTTACCAAACTAATAGCAATAAACTGCTAACCGTAACTGATGCCAGCAATACCTCTACAGCCAAAATTGGTGACTTTAATGATGGCACAAATACCGAAAACGATTATAGTTATAATGGGAATGGTAATATACT is a genomic window of Chitinophaga sp. LS1 containing:
- a CDS encoding DUF6443 domain-containing protein → MNKQSFIYIIFFCLLGFVHPGNAQVPTNTQRTVASPVTIPAAYTKTAYSSIRTWIPAMITTDENQVMDSSRSTADVKLTTQYLDGLGRPLQKVVRRISPKGNDMVTAAVYDSLGRQQYQYLPFVQEQNGKIKSDPFAAQASFYQDASLNPGTADDRVFYGQTEYEASPLNRVLKTWGPGDSWAQTGGNHPVKMQYNYNTSDDGVVIWKIGISKKTCNTITTYGNGSVTIPDTAGIYSAGQLNKNIVIDEAGHHVIEYKDKDGHIILKKVQLTDNPGKAHDGWLCTYYIYDDLGNLRFVIPPLAVQAIASDWNLTQGIADELCFQYQYDARGRMISKKTPGAGSTLMVYDNRNRVVFTQDSIQRGKSSPEWHTTFYDGLNRPYETALYTISSTRDALQCTLNTSTGDTVITEVDIDTLPVDLVVTTYDSNVSQYLATNSISFESEFTTGDNASFTASITSNSGTTTFPASNPTPQLSASLLTPLSYTYYDNYNYDGVHSFVSSNLLKPEAGDNLYSQTNTAASTHILSLTTGSKIRIIGTDNWLITTDYFDDYGHTIQSIADNHVGGKDVISSMYDFSGKVLSTYFAHTNPSSTTTAQTTILTNLGYDAGGHLTSVLKRLNDNNTLEENIAENTYNELGQLQQKKLGVDGSTQLDTLTYTYNIRGWLAGINKAFVNSTSTDNWFGEDISYDNGFDSSQYNGNISGIKWKTKSNGIPRAYGYGYDGANRLNKAVFNQQNTTGAAWTSDKVDFTVSNLAYDANGNISSMKQQGLIGTTSSNVDNLTYTYQTNSNKLLTVTDASNTSTAKIGDFNDGTNTENDYSYNGNGNILSDLNKSITSISYNQLNLPEKIMVNGKGSITYQYTSAGAKIKKTVIDSTVSPAKTMVTDYIGGFVYEQDTLRYIAHDEGRIRPKYDSGKAIVYHWDYFEKDHLGDVRIVLGDNADTSVYAATMETANSDNENALFSNIDNTRTALPSGYPTDETTNPNAYVAKLNAESGEKIGPSIVLRVMVGDTVQLGVKAFYKSTGASTSSTTTSSMLAALVQAFSSSAVTDGTHAAGTSSGFSSAYTSSEYEELISKDVNENLSTKPKAYLSYVLFDDLFNMVDDNSGVKQVQGSPDELQILTVDKFVIKKNGFIYIYTSNESAEDVYFDNLVVAHNKGPLLEETHYYPFGLAMAGISSNALAESNYPHNKLKYNGKELQTGEFGDGSGLDWYDYGARMYNVQIGRWSVMDPMSDSMRRFSPYNYAFDNPMRFIDPDGMEPEDWVKFKNSLGQMSVTWDKNVTDQKSAVAKYGAGAKHLGQEAIWYSNTEGNQTWKLGKGGEFHEIQSNAVIGTISTVADVTSNTVVTAADMGLSKASALLQGAGATTEALSDLTLASKVVGTTGQVLGGLGIALTVADAAVGERGFTTKHAIDLAMGAAGFIPVYGTAIGVTWFVGNLISTAATGRSISDNIQKMIDEKD